CAGGACGTCCTTGTTTTCCTCGCTGCCGAAGATGCGTTTAAAGACGAAGTCGTTTTTCGGGTCGAGCAGGTCGGTCATCGGCAAAGCCTCGCGAAAAATGGGATTCCTGGATTCAGTATAGCATGCGGGCGACTCCGTCTGCAAGCATAACCGGCATCCAGTCGCGGAACGTCCGGGTCAAAACTTGGTAGAAGCGCTGCCGCACCGAACCCCCCGTCCGCATAATCGGCCAAGTCCCCTCATAGACATGTATCATGAATTCAACCGGGTGAGGGGTTGGTGGGCCGATGCGACGATTGGACCGGTTCAGACGGTCGCTGCGGCGCGCATGGTTCCGGCGGCGCGGCGTTTTGGCCGGCCGGGTGCTTGCGGGAGGGATGCTCTCGCTCCTGTTGCTGTTGGCCGGCTGCGGACCGAAAAACGCGGCGGACGTCGTCCACGAACTGGACAAGTTGATGGCGAAACTCGAGAGCTACGAAACCGACGGCAAAATGATTCTCAAAACCGGCGGCCAGGACGTCGAATACACGGTCAGCGTCTGGTACCGGAAGCCGCACTATTATCGGATTTCGCTGATGAACGAATCGAACGACGTAACGCAGATCGTGCTGCGCAACGACGAGGGCGTGTTCGTGCTGACGCCGCATCTGAACAAAATGTTCCGGTTCCAGAGCGACTGGCCGGAGCGGTCGGGCCAGGTGTACCTGTACCAGTCGCTCGTTCACAGCATCGTTTCGGACCAGAACCGGAAGTTTGCGACCGACAAGGACGCGTTCGTCTTCGACGTGGCGGCCAATTACGCAAACAATTCGATGCTCGCTCGCCAAAAAATCTGGCTGGACAAAAAAAGTTTCGCGCCGAGGCGGGTCGAAGTGTCCGATGCGAACGCCAACGTGTTGGTCGAGATGCGGTTCGACCGATTCGAGTTCGGCAAAAAGTTCGAGGCGGGCGCGTTCGACATGCAGTGGAACATGAGCGGCCCCCGCGGCGGCGAAAACGCGCAGCCGCAGGCGTCGCCGGGCGCGCCGGGGCAAAACGCCGCATCAGTCGGGAAGGCGCAGGAGAAAAGGGGTGCGTCGCCGGGCGCCGGCGCTGCTTCGCGCGGGGAGCCGGGCGGCACGGCGGGGACGTCGGACGGTCGTTCGGCGACGAATACCGAGCGTGCCGGTGCCGACCGCGACGTCGGTTTCGGCGTCGTTCGGCCGTCGTATACGCCGCCCGGCGTGCGGGAGAAAGACGTCGTCGACCTTCGTCTGGACGATGCGCCGGCGGTCATGCTGCGCTATGAAGGAACCTACCATTACACGCTGACGGAGTCGCGGCCGCGGGAGCAGACCGTGTCGATGCTGGCCGGCGAGCCGGTCGATCTCGGTTTCACGGTCGGCGTCCTTGTCGGTGACGAACCGAAGACGCTGGTGTGGTGGACGGAAGACGGCGTCGAATTCCGGTTGTCGTCGGCCGAACTGCCGGTCGAGGAAATGGTCCGGATCGCGCGCTCGACGGAAGGTGAGACCGGCAAATAAAAACATATGCGGGCGCCACGAGGGGCGTGCAGCCGCGGTGTTCGGCTGCGCCGCCCGGCTCGCGCGGCCCGCTTGCCTCTTCGTTGACAGCCGCGCGCCGCGGCGGTACCATTAGGAATGTGTGTACGCGACGCACGCGACGCGGCGCCGGCCGGTCCGGCGTCATGCGGGGGGACGCGGAAGTTGGACCTCTATTCGTATCGCCCGACGCGGGTCGAGATTTCGCTGGACGCGCTGCGGCGCAACCTGCTGGCGTTCCGGCGAGCGCTTCCGGATGGCGTCGCCGTCATGGCGGTGGTGAAGGCGAACGCATACGGCCACGGCGCGGTGATGGCGGCGCGGGAAGCCGAGGCGGCCGGCGCGGCCTATCTCGGCGTCGCTTTTCTCGACGAGGCGCTCGAATTGCGGCGTGCGGGCGTCGGCCTGCCGATTCTCGTACTCGGCTACACGCCGCCGGAAGGGCTTGCGGTCGCGGCGCGGCACCGGGTGACGCTGACGGTGTTCAGCGAGGACGTTCTTGAGGCGCTGCGGGCCGGACGCCAGGGCGACGCGCCGCTGGCGGTGCACGTCAAGATCGACACGGGCATGGGGCGGCTCGGGCTGCTTCCCGGCGAAGACGCCGTCCGGTTCGTCGAGGCGCTCGCCCGCACGCCGGGCGTGCTTCTCGAAGGGTTGTTCACCCATTACGCCTGCGCCGACGAGGCCGACAAACGCTATACGCGCGAGCAGTACGTGAAGTTCCGTCGTTTCGTCGAGACGCTCCGCGCGCGCGACCTGACGTTTCGGTGGGTGCACGCCGGCAACAGCGCGGCTGGGCTCGACACGCCGGAATGGACGTTCAACATGCTCAGGCTCGGCATCGGGCTGTACGGCCTCTATCCGTCGGAAGAAGTCAACCGGCGCCGGGTCGCGCTCGAGCCGGTCATGAGTTTTCGAACGGCCGTCGTTCATCTGAAAACCTTGCCGCCGAATTCCGGCGTCAGTTACGGAGCGGTCTACCGCACGTCGGGCTATGAGCGGATCGCCACGCTGCCGGTCGGATATGCCGACGGCTACAGCCGGATGTTGACGGGAAAAGCAGAAGTGCTCATCCGCGGCGTCCGCGCGCCGGTCGTCGGCCGCATCTGCATGGACCAGTGCATGGTGCGCGTCGACGGCGTGCCCGGCGTTTCGCTGCATGACGAAGTCGTGCTGTTCGGCAAACAGGGCGACGCATGCCTGCCGGCGGACGAAGTGGCGCGGTGGCTCGGCACGATCCATTACGAAGTGACGTGCATGGTGTCGCACCGCGTTCCGCGCATCTATCTGCGAAACGGCGAACCCGTGTCGGCGGAAAATCCGCTGATCGGGGAGGATTTCGGGGCCCGGACGGCGAATAGACATACCTAGTGTTTTCGGCCGTTCGCGGGGTGGGCGGTTCGATTAGAATATTCTGGTTAGAAGAGAGCTATACTGGAAATGGCGCGGTTTCGCAAAAGTTTCGGAGGTGCGATATCGGTGGCCAACGCGCAGAATACGAAGCGGATCATGATCAGCCTGCCGGATCAGTTGCTCCGGGAAGTCGACGGGATCGCGGCGAAAGAAAAATCCAACCGCAGCGAACTCATTCGCCAAGCGATGCGCCTTTTTTTGATGGAACGCAAAAAACGGCAGTTGCGCGAAGCGATGCAGCGGGGCTACATGGAGATGGCGAAAATCAACCTGCACATGGCATCCGAGGCTTTCCACGCGGAAGAGGAAGCGGAGACGACGCTCGACCGTCTGGTCAGCGGGGGGTAAAATTGTGATCGTCAAGCGGGGCGACGTGTTTTTCGCAAATTTGTCCCCGGTGGTCGGTTCGGAGCAGGGCGGCGTTCGCCCCGTGCTCGTCATCCAGAACGACATCGGTAACCGTTTCAGTCCCACTGTCATCGTCGCGGCCATCACGGCGCAGATCCAGAAAGCCAAACTGCCCACCCACGTGGAAATCAAGGCCAAGGAACACGGATTCGACCGGGATTCGGTCATTTTGACCGAGCAGATCCGGACGATCGACAAACAGCGGCTGACGAGCAAGGTCACCCATCTCGACGAGGAAACGATGAAACGCGTCGACGAGGCGCTCATGATCAGCCTCGGACTGATCGATTTTTGAGCGTTTTTAGCGGAGAAACGCGCGGACCGGTCGTCGGCGCGTTTTGTTTTTGGGTTTTGTTTTGGGTTCGATGCGGAGGGGGGACGTCGTTCTTCGATGACGCGACAGCAGAAAGCGAAAACGTCGGCGGAACGGCCGGAAAACCTTAAAGAGCGGGCGGATGCGGATGTGGCGGTAAAGGCGGCTTCCGCGGCGCCGGCGGCCTCGGATCCCGCGGTTGAACCGGCTAAGGATGCCGCAGTGAAACCTGCGGGCGCCGCGGCGGAAGAGCGGATTCGCCGGCAGATCGCGGCGGAACTCGGCCTGCCGGTCGCCAAAGTGGCGGCGACGGTGCGGCTTCTCGACGAAGGCAATACGATCCCGTTCATCGCGCGTTACCGCAAGGAAGCGACGGGTGAGCTGGACGAAACGCAAATCCGGGCGATCGAGGAGCGCCTGCGGTACCGACGGTCGCTGGAGGAGCGCAAGGGGGAAGTCGTCCGGTTGATCGCCGAACAGGGCAAACTGACGGACGAATTGCGCCGCGCGATCGAAGAGGCGACGAAGCTGCAGGAAGTCGAAGATTTGTACCGCCCGTTTCGTCCGAAGCGGAAAACGCGCGCAAGCGTCGCGAAGGAACGCGGGCTCGAACCGCTCGCGGACTGGATCGCAAGCCGGCCGGCGGAGGGCGACCCGCGCGCCGAGGCGCTCCGCTACGTCGACCCGGACAAGGAAGTGCCGACGGTCGACGACGCGCTTCAGGGCGCGCTCGACATTCTCGCCGAGCGGATCGCGGACGATCCGGACATCCGCGGCTGGGTGCGGCGTTTTTCGTTCGAGCACGGGGAGCTGGCGACGGAGGCGAAAGACGGCTCGAAGGAGTCCGTTTACGACATGTACTACGATTTCCGCGAACCGGTCCGCAAAATACCGCCGCATCGCGTTCTGGCGATCAACCGCGGCGAAAGGGAAGACGTGCTGAACGTGCGCCTGGAAGTGCCGGAAGCGCGCATTCTGGAAGAGATCGGGCGCCGGGTGATCGTCGGCGGGCGTTCGGCGACGGACGACCTGCTGCGGGCGGCGGTCGAAGACGCGTACAAGCGGCTGATCGCCCCGGCCGTCGAGCGCGACGTGCGGTCCGAGCTGACGGAGAAGGCGGAGGAACAGGCGATCAAGGTGTTCGCGGAAAACTTGCGCCGGCTGCTGCTTCAGCCGCCGGTCCGCGGCAAAACGGTCATGGGCATCGACCCCGCCTACCGAACCGGCTGCAAAGTGGCGGTCGTCGACGAGACGGGCAAGCTGCTCGACGTCGCGGTCGTCTATCCGACGCCGCCGCACAACGACGTCGAGCGTTCGGCGCGCGTGCTGCGGGAGCTCATCGAGCGGCATCGCGTCGACCTGATCGCGATCGGCAACGGTACCGCTTCGCGCGAGACGGAGCTGTTCGTCGCCGGTCTCATCCGCGACATGCCGCCGGAGCGCAAGCTCCATTATACGATCGTCAATGAGGCGGGCGCGAGCGTCTATTCGGCGTCGAAACTCGCGCAGGAAGAATTTCCGAATCTGGATGTGTCGGAGAGGAGCGCCGTCTCGATCGCCCGCCGGCTGCAAGATCCGCTCGCCGAGCTGGTCAAAATCGATCCGAAATCGATCGGCGTCGGCCAATACCAGCACGACGTTTCGCAAAAACGATTGGAAGAAACGCTGGCCGGCGTCGTGGAGTCGGCCGTCAATCACGTCGGCGTCGACGTCAACACCGCCTCGGCGGCGCTTTTGTCGTACGTGGCGGGCGTCAACGCGGCGATCGCGAAAAACATCGTCCGCTACCGCGAGGCTAACGGCAAGTTCCGTTCGCGCCGGGAGCTTTTGAACGTGCCGCGCCTCGGGGAGAAGACTTATGAGCAGTGCGTCGGTTTCCTGCGCATTCCCGATGGCGACGAGCCGCTTGACAACACGCCGATTCATCCGGAGTCGTATCCGGCGGTGGAGCGACTGCTGGAGGAACTGGGCTTGGGGCGTGGAGATTTGGGAAAACCGGCATTGCGGGAGCGGCTGCAGGCGGTGGACGTCGAATCACTGGCCGCTCGTCTCGGCGTCGGCGTGCCGACTTTGCGCGACATTCTGGACAGCCTGCAGCGCCCCGGCCGCGATCCGCGCGACGAACTGCCGAAGCCGATTTTCCGGACGGACGTGCTGCGCCTCGAGGACCTCAAGCCGGGGATGGAGCTGAAAGGAACGGTGCGCAACGTGCTCGATTTCGGCGCGTTCGTCGACATCGGCGTCAAACAGGACGGACTCGTGCACATATCGCAAATGAGCGACAAGTACGTGAAGCATCCGTTGGATGTGGTTTCGGTCGGCGACGTCGTAACGGTGTGGGTGCTCGATGTGGACGTGAAAAGGGGAAGGATCGCCCTGACGATGCGGAAGCCGGGGGGATGAGGCGCCGGTCGGGCGCGGCCGCGACGGTTCCGTTGGTCCGATTGGCGCGTCCTGTCGTCGTTTTCGCCTTGTCGGAAGCGGCAGGACCGGTGCGGGCGAAAGGCCAATGCTATCTTTGCCTTCGGTGAGAATCCGCTCCGATGCGTTCTTTTCTCCAGCGGCTGATCATGTCATGGACCGCAAGTCCGTTGATGAGACGAATCCGCAAAGACTCGGCGGCTTCCTTGGCGGCTTTCGTAAAATGGCTGGTCGTGATGATCCAGGCGTCGTGACAACCGTAGATCTGTTTGCCGGCTTTAATTCTGAGGACAATGTCGTTTCCGACGTCTTTTTTCCACCTTTTGCATTGGACCGCGATTTTGTAGCCATCCTTGTCTATCAAGATGAGATCGACCTCGTGATCGCCGGATCCGCCGACGCGCTGAACGATGTATCCTTTGTCGGTGTAATAAAGTTCGAGGAGACGTTCGAATTCCGGACCCGACAAGGTGTCGATATCCGCCCGGATAAGGTCTTCGTCCGTCCGTCTGTGCTCGGCGTTTGATCGGGCTTTTTTTCGACCGGCTGCCGATTTGCCGTAGGGCCGACCGGCGGCGGACTTTCGCCGTTGGTGGGTCCAAATCAGGCCCATCATTTCGGCTATAAGAATGCCAACGATAAGAAAAACGATAAGCCAGATCCAATGAAGACCGGGCACGCTGTAATAGAGGACGACGCCAAGAAAAACTAAAATCGCTCGGAGAAAATAGGCGAGTTGCCTTCCTTCGGAATGATAAGTTCTTGCCAAGATGGAGTTCCTGCCTTCCTGCCGAAATTTGTCGAGAGAGGGTAGAGAATCTCTGGGAAAAAGTATACCATGAACGGGCCTGATGATGAAGGAAATATCGAAGCCTGCAGCGGGCGCGGTTTCCATCAATGATTCAGCCGTTTCCAGAACTTTCGGAAGGAAAATGTCGTTTCCTGTCGAAGAGAATGAAAAGGGGCCTTATGGGATTCTGTTTTGTTTTGCGTAGCCGGCGGCTCGCTGAACCGTCTGCAGATGTCGTGAGCCGCTGGGTGAGCGTAAGGGAATTGTGGTATAAAGGGGAATGTTTTTTATGGTTTTTATGGAAGAAGGAAGGGTCAGTTGTCGTCGATCCCCGGGGGTTTTTGTCGTGTGAGCGATCGACGACATGGCGATCAAGCTGCGGAAATGCCGGTGGGGACTGCATTTTCGCTGGGGGGGGTTTTGACCCGTGCAAGAGGGGACGGAAACGCGGATGGGCGACGTAGAAGACACGCCGCCCCTCCCGCGTTTTGACCCGTGCAAGAGGGGACGGAAACTTGCCAATATTGACGCGTCAACTGTGCCCAACGCGTTTTGACCCGTGCAAGAGGGGACGGAAACCGCGCGACCCGTGCAAGAGGGGACGGAAACGAGACGCTTGAGAAGGGAAAGAACCACTCGTTGAAAGTTTTGACCCGTGCAAGAGGGGACGGAAACGGGTGATGTCCGCTGAAAATCCGGATTCCGTTTACAAGTTTTGACCCGTGCAAGAGGGGACGGAAACTCCTGAAGGGAGAATTCGGAATGAACGTGCAGATGGAGTTTTGACCCGTGCAAGAGGGGTGCAAGAGGGGACGGAAACCAGCAACTCCTGTAATAGCTACGACATTTGCTTTTTTGTTTTGACCTGTGCCAGAGGGGACGGAAACGGTGCGTGGTGTGCCAGCGTCACGATAGTTCCTTCGAGTTTTGACCCATGCAAGAGGGGACGGAAACTTTCGTCCATCCTCTGGCGAGCATGTTCTGAATATCTGATTTGACCCGTGCTAGAGGAGACGGAAACCCAATCAGAACAACATGGTTCATGTTCGGTTCCTCCTGTTTTGACCCGTGCAAGAGGGGACTGAAACCCGGAGCCCATCGTTTCGTCCGTGGCGCCAAGCCAGATTTTGACCCAATCCAGAGGGGACAAACGCTCCATTCATGGTAGCTTTAAACCCGAAGCTAAAAAAATGAAACTTGATGTCCCACAAAGCTAGACCCCACCAGCCCCCTTCGAATCGCCTTCACCTCCGGTATAAGCCCCGCCCCACTCACTCTCCAAAAAAATTTTTCGAATTTTGCGATCTTCCAGAAGGAAAAAAGTCGCTTCCTGTCGAAAAGGAAAAGTATGTGGCACGATATTCCAATCCAAGACCTCCAATTCACTTGCCTCGTAACCGAATCCGTACGGCTGCCGCCGTTTCGCGGACATGTGTTGCGGACGGCGCTTCACGAAGCGCTTCGTCGGTCGGTATGCCCGTTTCCGGCGTCCAAACCTTGTGCCGGCTGCGAACTCCGCACCAGTTGTCCATATCCCCGTACAACAGGTGTCGGCAACGATCCGTCGGGCGACGGCCGGCCGTTGTTCGTCGCGTGGTTCGATCCGGCGACGCCCGACGTGACGGATGTCGGCGGCCGCATGACTCTGCACATGCGGTTGTTCGGTCCCGCTGTTTCTTCGCTGACATATTTCGTCTATGCGATGGAAAGCCTGTCGCGGTTCGGAATGGGGCTTCCGGATGAAAGCGGCCGGCGCGGCCGATTCGTGCTTGAACGGGTATCGGCCATGGATCGGGAAGGAAAACGACGTACTGTGTTCGACCGCTCCGGTCGTCGCGCCGAACCGTTGCCGATGTTGACGGCAGGCGACGTCGTATGCGTCGGAAATGAGGTGCCGGACGATTTTCGAACAGGCGTCCGCGTCGTGTTGCAAGCGCCGCTTCGCATCAAACGCGAGGGCCGGCTGACCGACCGGCTGCCTTTCGGTGTGTTGATGCGCGCGGTCGTGCGGCGGCTTCACGACGTGTATGAAGCGGCGACGGGCAAACCGTGGACGTTCGACGTGCGTGGGCTGCTGGAGCGGGCGGAGCGGGTAGAGACGCGTCGGCACGACGTCCGGTGGTTCGACTATAGCCGCTATTCCCGCACACACGGCATGCGCCTCAAAATCGGCGGCATGATCGGCAGCGTCACGTATGCCGGAGAAGTCGGCGAATTTCTCGAATGGCTGCGGGCCGGAGCGTTTTTCGCCGTCGGGCGGAGCATCTCGTTCGGGCTCGGCCGCTACGACGTCGTCCGGCCGGAGAAGGAACAGGAGGCGGCGGTATGCGCGGAGACGAACTGACGAGGCGGCACGTGGTGGAGGCCGCCCTGCTGCACGATATCGGGAAAGTCATTCAGCGCGCCATGAAGTCTTCGGGTTGGTCGGGCGCGGGCGAGCGATCCCTGACGCATCAGGAATTCGGATACGAGTGGGGACGGCATGTCGGCTTGGCGGAGCCGACGCTGCAGGCGATGCTGCGCCATCACAAGCTTCGTCCGGACCATCCGAAATATGAAAAATTGTCCTACGACCGGTACGGCGGTTCCGCAGCTCTCCGCAACCTGATCGCGATCGTCTATGAGGCGGACAACCTGGCGTCCGCGATGGAGCGGTTGGAAAGCGGCGCGGATACGCCGACGGAGCATGAGTTGCATCGCGGCATGGGCGTCGTATTCGACCGGATTGCGTTAGACGACGAACATCACGGCGGTTCGAGTGACGCCGGATGGAAGGGCCGAACGGCAAACGGGTGCCGGCATGTATGGTCGTGCGGGCTTGTCGAAGACCGTCCGTTTCCGGTGCCGGCCGATGACGAACGGGAAAATCGTCGCCGCCCCTCCCATTATGCAGAGATTTGGGACGGGCTTCGCCGGGCGTTGGAACATCCGTTCAACCGGACGGAAGACCGGCTGCTTCTGTTGCTGGAAAAATATTTGAGCTTCGTGCCGGAGACGACGATCAGCGCCGAAGGCGAGCAACCGGATACGTCGCTCTATCATCATCTGAAAGCGACGGCGGCGGTCGCGTCGAGTCTGTTCGTCC
Above is a genomic segment from Candidatus Reconcilbacillus cellulovorans containing:
- a CDS encoding alanine racemase, coding for MDLYSYRPTRVEISLDALRRNLLAFRRALPDGVAVMAVVKANAYGHGAVMAAREAEAAGAAYLGVAFLDEALELRRAGVGLPILVLGYTPPEGLAVAARHRVTLTVFSEDVLEALRAGRQGDAPLAVHVKIDTGMGRLGLLPGEDAVRFVEALARTPGVLLEGLFTHYACADEADKRYTREQYVKFRRFVETLRARDLTFRWVHAGNSAAGLDTPEWTFNMLRLGIGLYGLYPSEEVNRRRVALEPVMSFRTAVVHLKTLPPNSGVSYGAVYRTSGYERIATLPVGYADGYSRMLTGKAEVLIRGVRAPVVGRICMDQCMVRVDGVPGVSLHDEVVLFGKQGDACLPADEVARWLGTIHYEVTCMVSHRVPRIYLRNGEPVSAENPLIGEDFGARTANRHT
- a CDS encoding antitoxin, which codes for MANAQNTKRIMISLPDQLLREVDGIAAKEKSNRSELIRQAMRLFLMERKKRQLREAMQRGYMEMAKINLHMASEAFHAEEEAETTLDRLVSGG
- a CDS encoding PemK family transcriptional regulator produces the protein MIVKRGDVFFANLSPVVGSEQGGVRPVLVIQNDIGNRFSPTVIVAAITAQIQKAKLPTHVEIKAKEHGFDRDSVILTEQIRTIDKQRLTSKVTHLDEETMKRVDEALMISLGLIDF
- a CDS encoding RNA-binding transcriptional accessory protein — protein: MKPAGAAAEERIRRQIAAELGLPVAKVAATVRLLDEGNTIPFIARYRKEATGELDETQIRAIEERLRYRRSLEERKGEVVRLIAEQGKLTDELRRAIEEATKLQEVEDLYRPFRPKRKTRASVAKERGLEPLADWIASRPAEGDPRAEALRYVDPDKEVPTVDDALQGALDILAERIADDPDIRGWVRRFSFEHGELATEAKDGSKESVYDMYYDFREPVRKIPPHRVLAINRGEREDVLNVRLEVPEARILEEIGRRVIVGGRSATDDLLRAAVEDAYKRLIAPAVERDVRSELTEKAEEQAIKVFAENLRRLLLQPPVRGKTVMGIDPAYRTGCKVAVVDETGKLLDVAVVYPTPPHNDVERSARVLRELIERHRVDLIAIGNGTASRETELFVAGLIRDMPPERKLHYTIVNEAGASVYSASKLAQEEFPNLDVSERSAVSIARRLQDPLAELVKIDPKSIGVGQYQHDVSQKRLEETLAGVVESAVNHVGVDVNTASAALLSYVAGVNAAIAKNIVRYREANGKFRSRRELLNVPRLGEKTYEQCVGFLRIPDGDEPLDNTPIHPESYPAVERLLEELGLGRGDLGKPALRERLQAVDVESLAARLGVGVPTLRDILDSLQRPGRDPRDELPKPIFRTDVLRLEDLKPGMELKGTVRNVLDFGAFVDIGVKQDGLVHISQMSDKYVKHPLDVVSVGDVVTVWVLDVDVKRGRIALTMRKPGG
- a CDS encoding restriction endonuclease, with protein sequence MARTYHSEGRQLAYFLRAILVFLGVVLYYSVPGLHWIWLIVFLIVGILIAEMMGLIWTHQRRKSAAGRPYGKSAAGRKKARSNAEHRRTDEDLIRADIDTLSGPEFERLLELYYTDKGYIVQRVGGSGDHEVDLILIDKDGYKIAVQCKRWKKDVGNDIVLRIKAGKQIYGCHDAWIITTSHFTKAAKEAAESLRIRLINGLAVHDMISRWRKERIGADSHRRQR